The Deltaproteobacteria bacterium genome window below encodes:
- the hflX gene encoding GTPase HflX, with amino-acid sequence MSVHEIFGDTANLKASQVKALQRLAERNVPADRVVSGALARELVDLAVELNRRIGLFIDRRGRISRVILGNAHSVQLPEFARVRGVAGRLRGVRLVLAHLVPEPLAREELADLTKLRLDLLVAIHRGPAGLQADLACLAPAPDEASEAFITRTWPRTTLSALVRDDEDIEAPPDLPLPFDGFVRNLEAELVAATARARALQQGTRAMALLVHDGGPNVAARKAELRELCRTDSLALVELVEQRRPHPDPRTFFGQGKLREVLVRALEQDVEVLVCDPELTASQARTIADETDLKVIDRTMLILDIFARHAKSSDGKLQVELAQLRYNLPKMVGKGTMMSRLAGGIGGRGPGETKLEVDRRRAKDRIVDLERRLSTLRKRREQQRAERRRTAVPVVAIVGYTNAGKSTLLNAVTNSSVDAEDKLFATLDPTVRRVRFPHDHEIVLLDTVGFIRDLPPALLQAFSATLEELADADLLLHVVDAGDTDQEQQIASVEHILHDLGAAKVPRLMVFNKVDTLDPTSLAALQRHAERRDLDVVRSFLVSALERRSTRPLMHAIEDTLWARGRVDRRDRDYSEVAGEFEFDHESTQELPRHRVGEG; translated from the coding sequence GTGAGCGTCCACGAGATCTTCGGCGACACCGCGAACCTGAAGGCCAGCCAGGTCAAGGCGCTGCAGCGCCTGGCCGAGCGCAACGTGCCAGCCGACCGCGTCGTCAGCGGCGCGCTGGCGCGCGAGCTCGTCGACCTCGCGGTCGAGCTCAACCGTCGCATCGGCCTGTTCATCGATCGACGTGGCCGCATCTCGCGGGTCATCCTCGGCAACGCGCACAGCGTGCAGTTGCCGGAGTTCGCCCGCGTGCGCGGCGTGGCGGGGCGCCTGCGCGGCGTGCGACTGGTGCTCGCGCACCTGGTGCCCGAGCCACTCGCGCGCGAGGAGCTCGCCGATCTCACCAAGCTGCGGCTCGACCTGCTGGTCGCGATCCACCGTGGCCCGGCGGGCCTGCAGGCCGACCTGGCGTGCCTGGCCCCCGCGCCCGACGAGGCCAGCGAGGCCTTCATCACCCGCACGTGGCCGCGCACGACCCTGTCGGCGCTCGTCCGCGACGACGAGGACATCGAGGCGCCGCCGGATCTACCGCTGCCGTTCGACGGCTTCGTGCGCAACCTCGAGGCCGAGTTGGTGGCGGCCACGGCCCGCGCACGCGCGCTGCAGCAGGGCACGCGCGCGATGGCGCTGCTCGTCCACGACGGCGGCCCCAACGTCGCCGCGCGCAAGGCCGAGCTGCGCGAGCTGTGCCGCACGGACTCGCTCGCGCTCGTCGAGCTGGTCGAGCAGCGTCGACCCCACCCCGACCCGCGGACGTTCTTCGGCCAGGGCAAGCTGCGCGAGGTGCTGGTGCGAGCGCTCGAGCAGGACGTCGAGGTGCTGGTTTGCGACCCCGAGCTCACCGCGTCGCAGGCCCGCACCATCGCCGACGAGACCGACCTCAAGGTCATCGACCGCACGATGTTGATCCTCGACATCTTCGCGCGCCACGCCAAGAGCTCCGACGGCAAGCTGCAGGTCGAGCTGGCGCAGCTGCGCTACAACCTGCCGAAGATGGTCGGCAAGGGCACGATGATGTCGCGCCTGGCCGGCGGCATCGGCGGGCGCGGCCCGGGCGAGACCAAGCTCGAGGTCGATCGTCGCCGCGCGAAGGACCGCATCGTCGATCTCGAGCGGCGGCTCTCGACGCTCCGCAAGCGCCGCGAGCAGCAGCGCGCAGAGCGTCGACGCACCGCGGTACCGGTCGTCGCCATCGTCGGGTACACCAACGCCGGCAAGAGCACGCTGCTGAACGCCGTCACCAACAGCAGCGTCGACGCCGAGGACAAGCTGTTCGCGACGCTCGATCCGACGGTGCGGCGCGTTCGCTTCCCGCACGATCACGAGATCGTGCTGCTCGACACCGTGGGTTTCATCCGCGATCTGCCGCCGGCGCTGCTGCAGGCGTTCTCCGCAACCCTCGAGGAGCTCGCCGACGCGGATCTGCTGCTGCACGTGGTGGACGCCGGCGACACCGACCAGGAGCAGCAGATCGCGAGCGTCGAGCACATCCTCCACGACCTCGGTGCCGCCAAGGTCCCGCGGCTGATGGTGTTCAACAAGGTCGACACGCTCGACCCCACCTCACTGGCGGCGCTGCAACGCCATGCCGAACGGCGCGACCTCGACGTCGTCCGCAGCTTCCTCGTGAGCGCGCTCGAGCGCCGCAGCACCCGGCCGCTGATGCATGCGATCGAGGACACGCTGTGGGCGCGCGGCCGTGTGGATCGACGCGACCGCGACTACTCGGAGGTCGCCGGCGAGTTCGAGTTCGATCACGAGTCGACCCAGGAGCTGCCACGCCACCGCGTCGGTGAGGGCTAG
- a CDS encoding response regulator, which yields MFSALIIDADPDAARAIEVVLRPHGFEFTTTQDASDAMTLARTSTPDIIFLRVELPNVSGFSVCNKLRRNDETKYVPLVMYASGVSDDVFNQHRNLKTHADEYLKLPFANGQLLEVVRTLIELPAGDDGDAALDVDIDDTEEPSTKAADALAMHEFDAEFAAMSHETGPHAPVPAGPAPVEEVALGVETDAAFDALTLDEGLTEEPFEAASSITGAAIVDADAEPEAAPEPTPAEAPEPEPVRATAPEPQRAATPEPVASEPEVSGDEGEGATAPGEFRAQREVIQLKAQLNAKNREILALKEELESRDRAALDLKHKNRELQAQIGDIEEKLIGSEEQVITARERADAATRDKNTILKREEGLKARLEHAQKKIKDAEDELAGAAATAAAAEQKLQAEIAGLQARVHASEHDLTESRGKVEGLDRELATSRSQLAELSAALDQARARSSELSTAVSTLEDEAASLRRDIERIKREGEEERAAALAEAREQAETEKAAALRAQAEEQQAELEFAESQRRTEVEKIRSEGEDALAAARSETEKLRVQLTEAEETARAERERASKLLAETRDEAAATAARLTEERDEFAAALERESQSLRDAVADLERTRSSLRGTEADLSARRDAVRRAEQALAVAMRVLDERAPQ from the coding sequence GTGTTTTCGGCGCTGATCATCGACGCGGATCCCGATGCAGCTCGTGCCATCGAGGTCGTGCTGCGGCCCCACGGGTTCGAGTTCACCACCACGCAGGACGCATCCGACGCGATGACGCTGGCGCGGACCTCGACGCCCGACATCATCTTCCTGCGCGTGGAGCTCCCCAACGTCTCGGGGTTCTCGGTCTGCAACAAGCTGCGCCGCAACGACGAGACGAAGTACGTCCCGCTGGTGATGTACGCGTCGGGGGTCTCGGACGACGTCTTCAACCAGCACCGCAACCTCAAGACCCACGCCGACGAGTACCTCAAGCTGCCGTTCGCCAACGGCCAGCTGCTGGAGGTCGTGCGGACCCTCATCGAGCTACCGGCCGGTGACGACGGCGACGCCGCCCTGGACGTCGACATCGACGACACCGAGGAGCCGTCGACCAAGGCAGCCGATGCCCTGGCGATGCACGAGTTCGACGCCGAGTTCGCGGCGATGTCCCACGAGACCGGGCCGCATGCGCCGGTCCCGGCCGGGCCTGCGCCGGTGGAGGAGGTCGCGCTCGGGGTCGAGACCGACGCGGCGTTCGACGCCCTCACGCTCGACGAGGGCCTGACCGAGGAGCCCTTCGAGGCGGCATCGTCGATCACCGGCGCCGCCATCGTCGACGCCGATGCGGAGCCGGAGGCAGCGCCCGAGCCGACGCCGGCCGAGGCGCCCGAGCCCGAGCCCGTGCGGGCGACCGCGCCCGAACCCCAGCGGGCCGCGACGCCCGAGCCCGTCGCGTCGGAGCCCGAGGTCAGCGGCGACGAGGGCGAGGGTGCGACTGCGCCCGGCGAGTTCCGAGCCCAGCGCGAGGTCATCCAGCTCAAAGCCCAGCTCAACGCCAAGAACCGCGAGATCCTCGCGCTCAAGGAAGAGCTCGAGAGCCGCGACCGCGCTGCGCTCGACCTCAAGCACAAGAACCGCGAGCTCCAGGCGCAGATCGGCGACATCGAGGAGAAGCTGATCGGCTCCGAGGAACAGGTCATCACCGCTCGCGAGCGCGCCGATGCGGCCACCCGCGACAAGAACACGATCCTCAAGCGCGAAGAGGGCCTCAAGGCACGGCTCGAGCACGCGCAGAAGAAGATCAAGGACGCCGAGGACGAACTCGCCGGTGCCGCCGCCACCGCGGCCGCAGCCGAGCAGAAGCTGCAGGCGGAGATCGCCGGCCTGCAGGCCCGCGTGCACGCCAGCGAGCACGATCTCACCGAGTCGCGCGGCAAGGTGGAGGGGCTCGATCGAGAACTCGCGACCTCGCGATCGCAGCTGGCGGAGCTCAGCGCCGCGCTCGACCAGGCCCGCGCCCGCAGCAGCGAGCTGAGCACGGCCGTGTCGACGCTCGAGGACGAGGCCGCGAGCCTGCGTCGCGACATCGAACGCATCAAGCGCGAGGGCGAGGAGGAGCGCGCCGCGGCGCTCGCCGAGGCCCGCGAGCAGGCCGAAACCGAGAAGGCGGCGGCACTGCGGGCCCAGGCCGAGGAGCAGCAGGCCGAGCTCGAGTTCGCCGAGAGTCAGCGACGCACCGAGGTCGAGAAGATCCGCAGCGAGGGCGAAGACGCGCTGGCGGCTGCCCGCAGCGAGACCGAGAAGCTGCGCGTGCAGCTGACCGAGGCCGAGGAGACCGCCCGCGCCGAGCGTGAGCGCGCGAGCAAGCTGCTCGCGGAGACCCGCGACGAGGCCGCCGCCACCGCAGCACGGCTCACCGAGGAGCGCGACGAGTTCGCCGCGGCGCTGGAACGCGAGAGCCAGAGCCTGCGCGACGCGGTCGCCGACCTCGAGCGGACGCGCAGCTCGCTGCGCGGCACCGAGGCCGATCTGTCGGCGCGGCGCGACGCCGTCCGACGTGCCGAGCAGGCGCTCGCGGTAGCGATGCGCGTGCTCGATGAGCGTGCGCCGCAGTGA
- a CDS encoding zf-HC2 domain-containing protein has protein sequence MSLQDIRSECSDTAALLQPYVDGELAVAEQERVACHLEDCRPCRSAVAEQQWVRATLRAVDRDAAPKALRARIGAALDAIDAEQPALPVTRPAPVRGPSMWARLGGAVADMARGAMVMVPASAVAVGLFFVAREGFVPVERMPAQGLGAALGTAPQAADPPQPQTVAVAPAARPGESLPPMHAVPRGELQLVRADLEPGDHSAAGARLRYQVLREGLPTGQHVIDHQAPRGVAPMQGLPVEFRGHRFLVDHTVGGEPALRFDYGGVAHRLVLEGGPRHGDIAVLLELAEQKVTEQPRP, from the coding sequence ATGAGCTTGCAGGACATCCGCTCGGAGTGCTCCGACACCGCCGCGCTGCTCCAGCCCTACGTGGACGGCGAGCTCGCGGTCGCCGAGCAGGAGCGGGTCGCGTGCCACCTCGAGGACTGCCGCCCCTGTCGTTCGGCCGTGGCCGAGCAACAGTGGGTGCGCGCCACGCTGCGGGCGGTCGATCGCGACGCGGCGCCCAAGGCCCTGCGCGCGCGGATCGGCGCCGCCCTCGATGCGATCGACGCCGAACAACCCGCGCTCCCGGTCACCCGCCCCGCGCCCGTACGCGGGCCCTCGATGTGGGCGCGCCTGGGCGGCGCGGTGGCAGACATGGCCCGCGGCGCAATGGTGATGGTACCGGCGAGCGCCGTCGCCGTCGGCCTGTTCTTCGTCGCCCGCGAGGGCTTCGTGCCGGTCGAGCGGATGCCCGCGCAGGGGCTCGGCGCTGCGCTGGGCACTGCGCCGCAGGCCGCCGACCCGCCGCAGCCGCAGACCGTGGCCGTCGCCCCCGCAGCTCGACCCGGCGAGTCGTTGCCACCCATGCACGCGGTCCCTCGCGGTGAGCTGCAGCTGGTCCGCGCCGACCTCGAGCCGGGCGATCACAGTGCCGCCGGCGCGCGGCTGCGCTACCAGGTGCTGCGCGAGGGCCTGCCCACCGGTCAGCACGTGATCGACCACCAGGCCCCGCGCGGGGTCGCCCCGATGCAAGGCCTCCCGGTCGAGTTCCGCGGCCACCGCTTCCTGGTCGACCACACCGTCGGGGGTGAACCGGCGCTTCGCTTCGACTACGGCGGCGTGGCGCACCGGCTCGTGCTCGAGGGCGGTCCACGCCACGGCGACATCGCAGTCCTGCTCGAGCTCGCCGAACAGAAGGTCACCGAGCAACCGCGGCCGTAG
- a CDS encoding sigma-70 family RNA polymerase sigma factor gives MEITARQEFEATALPQLDALYGAALRLTRNAAEAEDLVQDAYVRAYRFWHTFKSGTSVRAWLFTILRNTFINRYHRANRNRAATHDLEAQLPAIGVEAAVGHPTTSMPNPELALGARITRERIMTALESVPEDYRMAVILADLEGLAYKEIAEIMDCPIGTVMSRIFRGRKLLHKLLHDHAVELGFANPGDRNHRDEQTRGNTVHIEDYRMRGQA, from the coding sequence ATGGAAATCACTGCCCGCCAGGAGTTCGAAGCCACCGCGCTTCCCCAGTTGGATGCCCTGTACGGGGCGGCACTGCGACTGACCCGCAATGCCGCCGAGGCCGAAGACCTGGTCCAGGACGCGTACGTCCGCGCCTACCGCTTCTGGCACACCTTCAAGAGTGGCACCTCGGTGCGCGCGTGGCTCTTCACGATCCTGCGCAACACCTTCATCAACCGCTACCACCGCGCGAACCGCAACCGCGCCGCGACCCACGACCTCGAGGCGCAGCTGCCGGCGATCGGCGTCGAGGCGGCGGTCGGCCACCCGACGACCTCGATGCCCAACCCCGAGCTCGCGCTCGGCGCTCGCATCACCCGCGAGCGCATCATGACGGCTCTGGAGTCGGTGCCCGAGGACTACCGAATGGCCGTGATCCTCGCCGATCTCGAAGGCCTCGCCTACAAGGAGATCGCCGAGATCATGGACTGCCCGATCGGCACCGTGATGAGCCGCATCTTCCGCGGTCGCAAGCTGCTGCACAAGCTGCTGCACGACCACGCGGTCGAGCTGGGGTTCGCAAATCCCGGCGATCGCAACCACCGCGACGAACAGACGCGCGGCAACACCGTCCATATCGAAGACTATCGTATGCGAGGACAGGCATGA
- a CDS encoding adenylosuccinate lyase, producing MVVPAPQHRSPLATRYATRAMVANFDDHRRAVLWRDLWIALADAERALGLPIAQAQIDAMRQHRDHVDLERVAEHEARLRHDVMAHVHHFGELVGPGAEKIIHLGATSCYVTDNAELIMMRDGLELLMDRVFAALEGLRDFAVAHRDLATLAYTHFQPAQLTTVGKRAVLWAQDLALDLESLAALRERLPMRGVKGTTGTQASFLALFEGDHGKVRELDRRVAEAMGFAHTIAATGQTYTRKIDTWVVNVLADVSASAAKFAADLRLLAHERELEEPFERDQIGSSAMAYKRNPMRCERICSLARFVQSLASSPPQTHANQWLERTLDDSANRRLVITEAFLATDAILNLVVDVVTGLVVNPGVIAANMRDELPFMATENVIMAGTKAGCSRQELHERVRRHAHAAATRMKAEGCANDLLERMRGDDLLGPHVPSSPIDPAAYVGRAPQQVDEFVREVMSPLLAAHAARRGRFAARVAV from the coding sequence ATGGTCGTGCCCGCCCCGCAGCATCGAAGCCCCCTGGCCACGCGCTACGCGACCCGAGCGATGGTCGCAAACTTCGACGACCACCGCCGCGCGGTACTCTGGCGCGATCTGTGGATCGCTCTGGCCGACGCCGAACGTGCGCTCGGCCTGCCGATCGCACAGGCGCAGATCGACGCGATGCGTCAGCACCGCGACCATGTCGATCTCGAGCGCGTCGCCGAGCACGAGGCGCGCCTGCGTCACGACGTGATGGCCCACGTGCACCACTTCGGCGAGCTGGTCGGCCCCGGCGCGGAGAAGATCATCCACCTCGGCGCGACCAGCTGCTACGTGACCGACAACGCCGAACTGATCATGATGCGCGACGGTCTCGAGCTGCTGATGGACCGGGTGTTCGCGGCGCTCGAAGGTCTGCGCGACTTCGCGGTCGCGCATCGCGACCTCGCGACCCTCGCCTATACCCACTTCCAGCCCGCCCAGCTCACGACCGTGGGCAAGCGCGCCGTGCTGTGGGCGCAGGACCTCGCGCTCGACCTCGAGTCGCTGGCGGCGCTGCGCGAGCGGCTGCCGATGCGCGGGGTCAAAGGGACGACCGGCACGCAGGCCTCGTTCCTGGCGTTGTTCGAGGGCGACCATGGCAAGGTCCGCGAGCTCGATCGCCGCGTCGCGGAGGCGATGGGCTTCGCCCACACGATTGCCGCGACGGGACAGACCTACACCCGCAAGATCGACACGTGGGTGGTGAACGTGCTCGCCGACGTGAGCGCGTCGGCGGCGAAGTTCGCCGCCGATCTGCGCCTGCTGGCCCACGAGCGCGAGCTCGAGGAACCGTTCGAGCGCGATCAGATCGGCTCGAGCGCGATGGCGTACAAGCGCAATCCGATGCGCTGCGAGCGGATCTGCAGCCTCGCGCGCTTCGTGCAGTCCTTGGCCAGCAGTCCGCCGCAGACCCACGCCAACCAGTGGCTCGAGCGGACCCTCGACGACAGTGCGAACCGACGGCTGGTGATCACCGAGGCGTTCCTCGCCACCGACGCGATCTTGAACTTGGTGGTGGACGTCGTGACCGGGCTGGTCGTGAACCCCGGGGTCATCGCCGCGAACATGCGCGACGAGCTGCCGTTCATGGCGACGGAGAACGTGATCATGGCCGGGACCAAGGCGGGTTGCAGTCGCCAGGAGCTGCACGAGCGCGTGCGTCGGCACGCCCACGCCGCTGCCACGCGCATGAAAGCCGAGGGTTGCGCCAACGATCTGCTGGAGCGGATGCGCGGTGACGACCTGCTCGGTCCCCACGTGCCGTCCTCGCCGATCGACCCCGCTGCGTACGTCGGGCGGGCGCCGCAGCAGGTCGACGAGTTCGTGCGCGAGGTGATGTCGCCGCTGCTCGCGGCCCACGCCGCGCGACGGGGTCGCTTCGCCGCCCGCGTCGCGGTGTGA
- a CDS encoding TIGR01777 family protein → MRVAITGSSGLVGQAIVAKLHGRGDAVVPIRHGHGWDPLRGFDDPQALAGCDAVVHLAGESIAGRWTEARRTAIRDSRVLGTRHVVAAIAAADPSPRVLVCASAVGIFGDRGDEVLSDDAAPGTGFLAEVASAWEHEAAAATAHGTRVVSLRLGIVLAAHGGALERMRPLFRSGLGGRLGDGKQWMSWIHLDDAASAYVRALDDASMHGAYNLVAPDAVRNRDFTTALAQTLHRPAWLPAPAFMLELALGDMGRELLLASQRVQPDRLLAAGFKPRFASLQAALADVCAPQR, encoded by the coding sequence GTGCGCGTCGCCATCACCGGTTCGAGTGGTCTGGTCGGACAGGCGATCGTGGCCAAGCTGCACGGGCGCGGCGACGCGGTGGTACCGATCCGCCACGGCCACGGTTGGGACCCCCTGCGCGGATTCGACGATCCGCAGGCGCTGGCGGGCTGCGACGCGGTCGTGCACCTCGCCGGCGAGTCGATTGCCGGTCGCTGGACCGAGGCGCGACGCACCGCGATCCGCGACAGCCGCGTGCTCGGCACGCGCCACGTGGTCGCCGCCATCGCGGCCGCCGATCCATCGCCGCGCGTGCTCGTGTGCGCCTCGGCGGTGGGCATCTTCGGCGACCGCGGCGACGAGGTGCTCTCCGACGACGCCGCGCCGGGGACAGGCTTCCTCGCCGAGGTCGCGAGCGCGTGGGAGCACGAGGCCGCCGCGGCCACCGCCCACGGCACACGCGTGGTGTCGCTGCGACTCGGCATCGTGCTCGCGGCCCACGGCGGCGCGCTCGAACGCATGCGTCCGCTCTTCCGCAGCGGCCTGGGCGGACGCTTGGGCGACGGCAAGCAGTGGATGTCGTGGATCCACCTCGACGACGCCGCGTCGGCGTACGTGCGCGCGCTCGACGACGCGAGCATGCATGGCGCGTACAACCTCGTCGCCCCCGACGCCGTACGCAACCGCGACTTCACGACCGCGCTCGCACAGACCCTGCATCGGCCCGCGTGGCTGCCCGCACCCGCATTCATGCTGGAGCTCGCGCTGGGCGACATGGGTCGCGAGCTGCTGCTGGCCAGTCAGCGCGTGCAGCCCGATCGCCTGCTCGCGGCCGGCTTCAAGCCGCGCTTCGCGAGCCTGCAGGCCGCGCTTGCCGACGTGTGCGCGCCCCAGCGCTGA
- a CDS encoding ABC transporter ATP-binding protein: MSALHLTVRSVGLEVGRDTARRWLIRGLELDVRAGDWVAVVGPSGAGKSTLLRALAGLRAPDEGRIALDDQALTAMAPRARARRIAYLPQHGEPWLELPVRELVLLGRLPHLGRLARPGPRERELADAALAQVGAAALAERAWSSLSGGERQRVMLARMLITDAPLLLLDEPTTGLDIGAAARMLAACAPLVASGRAIVMAMHDLELARQHARTVVCLGRDGVRVGATDDVLTVEHVARAFDVHVRIGPRMIFEVDDTR; the protein is encoded by the coding sequence GTGAGCGCGCTCCATCTCACGGTGCGCAGCGTTGGGCTCGAGGTCGGGCGCGACACCGCTCGGCGATGGTTGATCCGCGGGCTCGAGCTCGACGTGCGCGCGGGCGACTGGGTCGCCGTCGTGGGCCCGAGCGGCGCCGGCAAGTCGACCCTGCTGCGCGCGCTCGCAGGATTGCGGGCGCCCGACGAAGGTCGGATCGCGCTCGACGACCAAGCCCTCACCGCGATGGCGCCGCGAGCCCGCGCGCGGCGCATCGCCTATCTCCCGCAACACGGCGAGCCGTGGCTCGAGCTACCGGTGCGCGAGCTCGTGTTGCTCGGTCGCCTGCCCCACCTGGGCCGGCTGGCGCGCCCGGGCCCACGGGAGCGCGAGCTGGCGGATGCGGCCTTGGCTCAGGTCGGCGCGGCCGCGCTGGCCGAGCGGGCGTGGTCGAGCCTGAGCGGCGGCGAGCGACAGCGGGTCATGCTCGCGCGCATGCTGATCACCGACGCGCCGCTGCTGCTGCTCGACGAGCCCACCACCGGCCTCGACATCGGCGCCGCAGCCCGCATGCTCGCCGCGTGCGCACCGCTGGTCGCGTCGGGACGCGCGATCGTCATGGCCATGCACGACCTCGAGCTCGCGCGCCAACACGCTCGCACGGTGGTTTGCCTCGGGCGCGACGGCGTGCGTGTGGGCGCCACCGACGACGTGCTCACCGTCGAGCATGTCGCACGTGCGTTCGACGTCCACGTGCGCATCGGCCCGCGGATGATCTTCGAGGTCGACGATACGCGCTGA
- a CDS encoding iron ABC transporter permease translates to MSSTRLAALLLAIVAVVVVALVVGPGALDPWRAAAALGRGLFGPHDPRDVDLALVWTLRLPRVLLVALVGAALASAGALTQGLFRNPLADPSVLGVSLGAALVAVIGLFLGLDRAGLWVTPVLAATGAAATLGILWWLASRGHDGTTLLLAGVAIAAACGAATSSVLALAGDRPELGVRVIRWLMGSFEGRSWGHLGAAVIPIVAGVALAVAMARDLDGLLLGDEIAASLGVELATLRRGAIAAVAILIGTATAMCGVIGFVGLVVPHVVRRWLGSGHHGLVVGSALVGALLLMIIDTLGRAADLPLPPGVVTSLLGAPAFLWILLRTGARRAA, encoded by the coding sequence ATGAGCTCGACGCGACTCGCGGCGCTGCTGCTGGCGATCGTCGCGGTCGTGGTGGTCGCGCTCGTCGTCGGCCCGGGTGCGCTGGATCCGTGGCGGGCCGCGGCGGCACTCGGCCGCGGTCTGTTCGGGCCCCACGACCCACGCGACGTCGACCTCGCGTTGGTGTGGACCCTGCGGCTGCCGCGGGTGTTGCTGGTGGCGCTGGTCGGCGCGGCACTGGCGAGCGCCGGCGCGCTGACGCAGGGCCTGTTCCGCAACCCGCTGGCCGATCCCAGCGTGCTCGGGGTCTCGCTCGGCGCCGCGCTGGTCGCCGTGATCGGACTCTTCCTCGGGCTCGACCGCGCCGGCCTCTGGGTCACGCCGGTGCTGGCAGCGACCGGCGCGGCGGCGACCCTGGGCATCCTCTGGTGGCTCGCATCGCGGGGCCACGACGGCACCACGCTGCTGCTCGCCGGGGTCGCGATCGCGGCGGCGTGCGGCGCTGCGACCTCGAGCGTGCTGGCGCTGGCCGGCGATCGCCCCGAGCTCGGCGTCCGCGTGATCCGCTGGTTGATGGGTTCGTTCGAGGGCCGCAGCTGGGGACACCTCGGCGCGGCCGTGATCCCGATCGTCGCCGGTGTGGCGCTGGCAGTCGCGATGGCCCGCGATCTCGACGGCCTCCTGCTCGGCGACGAGATCGCCGCCTCGCTCGGCGTCGAGCTGGCGACGCTGCGCCGCGGCGCCATCGCGGCGGTCGCAATCCTGATCGGCACCGCAACCGCGATGTGCGGCGTGATCGGCTTCGTCGGCCTGGTCGTGCCCCACGTGGTGCGGCGGTGGCTGGGTAGCGGCCATCACGGGCTCGTGGTCGGCTCGGCGCTCGTCGGCGCGCTGTTGTTGATGATCATCGACACGCTGGGCCGCGCCGCCGATCTGCCGCTGCCGCCGGGCGTGGTCACGAGCCTGCTCGGCGCGCCGGCGTTCCTGTGGATCCTGCTGCGGACCGGCGCGCGGAGAGCTGCGTGA
- a CDS encoding ABC transporter substrate-binding protein: protein MTRGARRALAGLALALACGPAPQRSDAGARRIVSQVVFADEELLQLGDDVRARVVGVSSLADDGRYSGVSARWPDTVPRVAGVEAIVALSPDLVLTAEFTAPETRAQLADLGIATVELTGWNGFDDYRRHVTELAAAVHAEAEGRARVAAFDTRLASLRERFAGGPSPGVVSWQEGVVAGRGTIFADELAAAGFRDLAGEQGVVGHATVALERLLAWDPEYLVVPCERDCAETARSFAARPGIASTAAARAGHVVAIEAPLLFSTGAGMLDVIERLGPARGVP, encoded by the coding sequence ATGACGCGCGGGGCTCGACGTGCGCTCGCCGGGCTCGCGCTCGCGCTCGCATGCGGCCCCGCGCCGCAGCGATCCGACGCCGGCGCGCGACGGATCGTGTCGCAGGTGGTGTTCGCCGACGAGGAGCTGTTGCAGCTGGGCGACGACGTGCGCGCGCGGGTCGTGGGCGTGTCGAGCCTCGCCGACGATGGTCGCTACAGCGGCGTCTCAGCGCGCTGGCCCGACACCGTGCCACGCGTCGCCGGGGTCGAGGCCATCGTCGCGCTCTCGCCCGATTTGGTCCTGACCGCCGAGTTCACGGCGCCCGAGACCCGAGCGCAGCTCGCCGACCTCGGCATCGCCACCGTCGAGCTCACCGGCTGGAACGGCTTCGACGACTACCGCCGCCACGTCACGGAGCTCGCGGCGGCCGTGCACGCCGAGGCCGAGGGGCGCGCGCGTGTGGCCGCCTTCGACACGCGCCTGGCCTCGCTGCGCGAGCGCTTCGCGGGCGGGCCATCACCGGGCGTCGTCAGCTGGCAGGAGGGTGTCGTCGCCGGCCGCGGCACCATCTTCGCCGACGAGCTGGCCGCGGCGGGCTTCCGCGATCTCGCCGGCGAGCAAGGTGTGGTCGGCCACGCGACCGTCGCGCTCGAACGCCTGCTGGCGTGGGACCCCGAGTACCTCGTGGTTCCCTGCGAACGCGACTGTGCCGAGACCGCGCGCAGCTTCGCCGCGCGTCCCGGAATCGCCAGCACCGCGGCGGCGCGCGCCGGGCACGTGGTCGCGATCGAGGCACCACTGCTCTTCAGCACCGGCGCCGGCATGCTCGACGTCATCGAGCGCCTGGGGCCCGCGCGCGGGGTGCCATGA